One genomic region from Candidatus Ryanbacteria bacterium CG10_big_fil_rev_8_21_14_0_10_43_42 encodes:
- a CDS encoding XRE family transcriptional regulator has product MKIADNLKKIRAEKSYSLEKVARLADLSLNTVVKIESGVNKNPTIDTLSKIAKALEVDVDDLIQK; this is encoded by the coding sequence ATGAAAATTGCAGATAACCTCAAAAAAATAAGAGCGGAAAAGAGCTACTCTCTCGAAAAAGTGGCGCGGTTAGCTGATTTGTCGCTCAATACGGTTGTAAAGATAGAAAGCGGGGTCAATAAGAATCCTACTATCGATACTCTTTCCAAAATCGCCAAGGCGCTTGAGGTTGATGTTGATGATTTAATACAGAAGTAG
- the secG gene encoding preprotein translocase subunit SecG → MNLGQILIYAEVGISITLGAVILLQQKGTGLSSTFGGGGFYQSKRGVEKGLLIATIILSALFLLVGLLTIVVSKTIQPATTESINIETVPLTDESGAPTIPSINTIPNAVPTGESNE, encoded by the coding sequence ATGAATCTTGGACAAATCTTGATCTATGCGGAAGTCGGCATATCCATCACACTTGGCGCTGTTATCCTCTTACAACAAAAAGGGACGGGTCTTTCTTCAACATTTGGCGGAGGCGGATTTTATCAGAGCAAACGAGGTGTTGAAAAAGGACTCCTAATTGCTACTATTATACTAAGTGCGCTCTTTTTGCTTGTTGGCCTTCTTACCATTGTGGTAAGCAAGACAATTCAGCCGGCGACAACCGAGTCGATCAATATAGAAACCGTCCCCCTAACGGATGAATCCGGCGCACCAACTATTCCTTCCATCAACACAATACCGAACGCCGTACCTACAGGGGAATCAAACGAATAA
- a CDS encoding RNA-binding protein has product MAYSDQDFLEFVVKALVDNPEEVSVDRKVDEMGVLLTLKVAPSNMGQIIGRNGATAKAIRSLLRVVGIKNNARVNLKIEEPEGREERIRESSRGVDDVVDDLKL; this is encoded by the coding sequence ATGGCATATTCTGATCAGGATTTCCTTGAATTCGTTGTAAAGGCTCTTGTAGACAACCCCGAAGAAGTTTCGGTTGACCGCAAGGTTGATGAGATGGGAGTTCTTCTTACTCTCAAAGTAGCTCCTTCAAACATGGGGCAGATCATCGGCCGTAACGGTGCTACAGCAAAAGCCATTCGCAGTCTTCTCCGTGTTGTGGGCATTAAAAATAATGCACGCGTAAACCTCAAGATAGAGGAACCGGAAGGCCGCGAAGAACGAATACGGGAAAGCAGCAGAGGCGTTGACGACGTTGTTGACGATCTAAAGCTCTAA
- a CDS encoding rhodanese-like domain-containing protein, protein MAKKISTEEVKSKLDKNENFYLIDTLAANSFEARHIPGAKSMPYGTDFIKQFEQVINAQKDAEIITYCASNGCQLSALAANALEEAGYTNVGHYVDGLAGWQNAGHKFEGEATK, encoded by the coding sequence ATGGCTAAAAAAATTTCAACTGAAGAAGTAAAGAGTAAATTGGATAAAAACGAGAACTTTTATCTCATTGATACATTGGCGGCCAACAGCTTTGAGGCGCGCCACATCCCCGGAGCAAAAAGCATGCCGTATGGAACTGATTTTATAAAACAATTTGAGCAAGTAATTAACGCCCAGAAAGACGCAGAGATCATAACTTATTGCGCCTCAAATGGATGTCAGCTATCAGCGTTGGCCGCCAATGCTCTTGAAGAAGCCGGCTATACGAATGTTGGTCATTATGTTGACGGTCTCGCAGGTTGGCAAAACGCAGGCCATAAATTTGAAGGAGAAGCGACGAAATAG
- a CDS encoding ribonuclease HII → MKRKYIIGIDEVGRGPLAGPLTLGAVAFFGEGEELSNDFGLGGIKDSKKLSHKRRVEWAMKITKQLPYAVSSIHAGEIDSGGISRALRKAVADVLEKLLTENPSIFHSECVVQLDGGLHAPDLFTHQETIIKGDETNALISAASIVAKVCRDAYMCRLHEKYPVYGFDKHKGYGTRLHMDNIIKHGLSRHHRKSFCRNFIK, encoded by the coding sequence ATGAAACGCAAATATATTATTGGTATAGATGAAGTAGGACGCGGACCGTTGGCAGGGCCCCTTACCCTTGGTGCCGTTGCCTTTTTCGGAGAAGGGGAAGAGCTTTCGAATGATTTCGGTTTAGGTGGCATAAAAGATTCAAAAAAACTAAGTCATAAAAGAAGGGTTGAATGGGCGATGAAAATAACAAAACAGCTTCCTTATGCGGTTTCATCAATACATGCTGGCGAAATTGATAGCGGTGGCATAAGTCGTGCGCTTAGAAAAGCGGTAGCGGATGTTTTGGAAAAACTGTTAACGGAAAACCCATCAATTTTTCATTCAGAGTGTGTTGTTCAGTTGGATGGAGGATTGCATGCGCCTGACTTATTTACCCACCAGGAAACTATTATAAAAGGGGACGAAACTAATGCGCTTATATCCGCCGCGTCCATTGTAGCCAAGGTATGCCGAGATGCCTATATGTGCCGGCTTCATGAAAAATATCCCGTATATGGTTTTGATAAGCATAAGGGGTACGGCACGCGATTGCATATGGATAATATTATTAAACATGGTCTCTCGCGTCACCATCGCAAGTCTTTTTGCCGGAATTTTATAAAATAA
- a CDS encoding HNH endonuclease, whose protein sequence is MKIELHRIKIREVVNGYADNHEEGVVAYGGKLDIRPKYQREFVYKDKQRDAVIDTVKKNFPLNVMYWVKSDDDSFEVLDGQQRTISIGQFANGDFSVDFNGRTAMFHNLTKEEQGQILDYELMVYFCEGTDKEKLDWFKIINIAGERLTDQELRNAVYTGTWLSDAKLKFSKSGCAAYLLANDGGALLTGSPIRQEYLETALSWINSGEIAEYMAKHQHDKNADELWKYFQNVIAWVRQTFPNYRKEMAHVNWGELYNQFKDKKLNAKKLETEVAEFMKDEDVTKKSGIYPYVLTRNERHLNIRSFTDNMKREAYERQKGICAFCKEKFDISDMEADHITPWHEGGKTNAKNCQLLCKDDNRRKSGK, encoded by the coding sequence ATGAAAATTGAACTACACAGAATCAAAATACGTGAGGTAGTCAATGGCTACGCAGACAATCATGAAGAAGGTGTGGTTGCTTATGGTGGCAAGCTCGATATTCGACCTAAATATCAACGTGAATTTGTCTATAAAGATAAACAGCGCGATGCGGTCATTGATACCGTAAAGAAAAATTTTCCGCTCAATGTGATGTATTGGGTAAAAAGCGACGACGATAGCTTTGAGGTGTTAGACGGACAGCAAAGAACAATCAGTATCGGGCAATTTGCGAATGGAGATTTTTCGGTGGACTTTAATGGTCGCACTGCTATGTTCCACAACCTTACTAAAGAAGAACAGGGGCAAATCCTCGATTACGAATTGATGGTGTACTTCTGTGAAGGAACAGATAAGGAAAAGTTAGATTGGTTCAAGATTATCAACATCGCAGGCGAACGTCTTACCGATCAAGAATTGCGAAATGCTGTTTACACTGGCACATGGCTTTCGGACGCAAAACTTAAGTTTAGTAAATCTGGCTGCGCGGCATATCTTTTGGCAAATGATGGCGGCGCATTGCTTACAGGTTCACCAATTAGACAAGAGTACCTAGAAACTGCACTCTCGTGGATCAATAGCGGCGAAATTGCCGAATATATGGCAAAGCATCAGCACGACAAGAATGCCGATGAGCTGTGGAAGTATTTCCAAAATGTTATTGCGTGGGTGCGTCAGACATTTCCGAACTATCGCAAAGAAATGGCGCACGTAAATTGGGGCGAGTTGTACAACCAATTCAAGGATAAAAAGCTAAACGCCAAGAAACTTGAAACAGAAGTTGCAGAATTTATGAAAGACGAAGATGTAACAAAAAAATCTGGTATCTATCCGTATGTTTTGACGCGAAATGAGCGGCATTTAAATATCCGTTCATTTACTGACAATATGAAGCGAGAGGCGTACGAGAGGCAGAAAGGTATTTGTGCATTCTGCAAAGAAAAGTTTGATATTTCTGATATGGAAGCTGATCACATTACCCCTTGGCATGAGGGCGGCAAAACTAACGCAAAAAATTGCCAGTTGTTGTGCAAAGACGATAACCGAAGGAAATCTGGAAAGTAA
- a CDS encoding 30S ribosomal protein S16, producing MIGTMVTIRLQRVGKRNDPSYRVVLTDTRRGPKSGGFIEILGSYNPKQKGSFRVKEDRVSHWIASGAQASDTVHNLLVSAKVIDKPKRNVVPPAKPKAESEEKEAVKEKEESVEDKPSESKTADEKKDENPPAEQEVSEEK from the coding sequence ATGATAGGCACCATGGTAACTATACGACTCCAACGCGTGGGAAAACGGAACGATCCGAGTTATCGGGTTGTTTTGACGGATACCCGTCGCGGACCAAAAAGTGGTGGGTTTATCGAGATTCTAGGATCTTACAATCCCAAACAAAAAGGGTCTTTCCGCGTGAAGGAAGATCGTGTTTCGCATTGGATTGCATCCGGCGCACAGGCATCGGATACGGTGCATAATTTGCTTGTCAGTGCAAAAGTAATTGATAAGCCAAAAAGGAATGTTGTACCGCCCGCAAAACCAAAAGCGGAAAGCGAAGAAAAGGAAGCAGTAAAGGAAAAAGAAGAAAGCGTGGAAGATAAACCGTCTGAATCTAAGACGGCAGATGAGAAAAAAGATGAGAATCCTCCGGCGGAACAGGAAGTATCGGAAGAAAAATAA
- a CDS encoding 50S ribosomal protein L32, whose amino-acid sequence MSIRMRHTKAHRNERRAHHGLKPLQAGTCPKCKSIIMPHNVCANCGTYRGREEIDVLAKLTKKERKQKEKELAATEPSNQPQGEPSMEEMSKS is encoded by the coding sequence ATGTCTATACGCATGAGGCACACAAAGGCTCATAGAAACGAACGGCGGGCTCATCACGGGCTTAAGCCTCTTCAGGCGGGTACATGTCCGAAATGTAAATCAATAATAATGCCGCATAATGTATGCGCAAATTGCGGTACGTATCGTGGGCGGGAAGAAATTGACGTACTTGCAAAGCTCACGAAAAAAGAACGAAAACAGAAAGAGAAAGAACTTGCCGCCACCGAACCGAGTAACCAGCCGCAAGGCGAACCTAGTATGGAAGAAATGTCCAAAAGTTAA
- a CDS encoding D-alanine--D-alanine ligase — protein MRFLRIFLYTISMKQNKLKIGVVMGGPSSEHDISLMTGRNVIDTLRGLGHTVTQVYVTKSGNWLYNNSASAFDPVEICARHDVMFNAMHGEYGEDGQVQQIFDRCNVRYTGSRTTAAALAMNKIISKDIFNKAGILTPRAVAFERNNFDMKEALSRVHLMTAPPWVVKPASRGSSVGVTIARTLPGLADGLETAFGYDNHVVVEEFIKGREITCGVLQDFAGEDVHALHPLEIIPPDGKFFDYEVKYDGSTKEVPAPFFGEMLKNIKAQAVAAHNALGCRHYSRTDMIIKGTKIYVLETNTLPGLTSESLFPKQARLAKMEFPQLLEHLVRLATA, from the coding sequence ATGCGCTTCTTGCGTATTTTTTTGTATACTATATCTATGAAGCAGAATAAATTAAAAATTGGTGTTGTAATGGGCGGACCGTCGAGCGAGCATGATATTTCATTAATGACGGGTAGGAATGTTATAGATACTCTTCGCGGATTAGGGCATACGGTAACACAGGTATATGTTACCAAATCGGGCAATTGGCTCTATAACAACAGTGCTTCCGCTTTCGATCCGGTAGAGATATGCGCACGTCATGATGTTATGTTCAATGCTATGCACGGGGAATATGGTGAGGATGGGCAGGTACAGCAAATTTTTGACAGATGCAATGTGCGGTATACGGGATCTCGCACAACGGCGGCGGCACTTGCGATGAACAAAATAATCAGCAAAGATATTTTTAATAAGGCGGGAATCCTTACGCCAAGAGCCGTAGCGTTCGAGCGGAATAATTTTGATATGAAGGAGGCTCTTTCTCGCGTGCATCTCATGACGGCACCTCCCTGGGTAGTGAAGCCCGCAAGTCGCGGTTCTTCCGTGGGTGTTACCATAGCACGCACACTTCCGGGGTTAGCCGACGGTTTGGAAACCGCATTCGGGTATGATAATCATGTTGTAGTGGAAGAATTTATAAAAGGACGGGAGATTACCTGTGGAGTACTTCAGGATTTTGCCGGAGAGGATGTGCACGCGCTTCACCCGCTGGAGATTATTCCGCCGGACGGAAAGTTCTTTGATTATGAAGTAAAGTATGATGGTTCTACAAAAGAAGTTCCAGCACCGTTCTTCGGCGAAATGCTTAAAAATATTAAGGCACAGGCCGTTGCGGCTCATAATGCGCTCGGATGTCGGCATTATTCCCGTACGGATATGATTATTAAGGGAACGAAAATATACGTTTTGGAAACGAATACCCTACCGGGACTCACAAGCGAATCGCTTTTCCCGAAACAGGCGCGATTAGCTAAAATGGAATTTCCGCAGTTACTGGAACATTTGGTGCGTTTGGCAACGGCATAA
- a CDS encoding tRNA (guanosine(37)-N1)-methyltransferase TrmD, with translation MMRFDIITIFPRIFDSYFGESIIKRAQETKKVSFHVHNLRDYAENKHHQVDDKPYGGGAGMVLMAEPILKACVNLKKKKRSEQEKEKVVIFSAKGKLFTQKMAQDWAKKYDRLIFITGRYEGIDERVKKVLKAEEVSIGPYVLTDGDVAVMVAVSAVTRLIPGVITFESLKEESHWARVLSKEKKGDHMPSSGTLEYPHYTRPEVLEYNGKKYRVPKVLLSGNHKDIEKWRSEHRT, from the coding sequence ATTATGCGATTCGACATAATAACAATCTTTCCGCGTATATTTGATTCCTATTTTGGAGAGTCAATTATTAAGCGTGCACAGGAAACAAAAAAAGTATCTTTTCATGTGCACAATCTGCGCGATTATGCAGAAAATAAGCATCATCAGGTTGATGATAAGCCGTATGGGGGCGGTGCCGGTATGGTTCTGATGGCGGAACCGATTTTAAAAGCATGTGTCAATCTTAAGAAAAAGAAAAGATCGGAGCAGGAGAAGGAAAAAGTGGTTATCTTTTCGGCAAAAGGAAAGCTGTTTACGCAAAAAATGGCGCAAGACTGGGCAAAAAAATATGACCGGCTTATTTTTATCACCGGACGATATGAAGGAATTGATGAGCGTGTGAAAAAAGTGTTGAAGGCGGAGGAGGTTTCTATAGGACCATACGTTCTTACCGATGGGGATGTGGCGGTTATGGTGGCGGTGTCTGCTGTAACGCGCCTTATTCCCGGTGTTATTACATTTGAATCACTGAAAGAGGAATCGCATTGGGCGCGCGTATTATCCAAGGAAAAGAAAGGAGATCATATGCCTTCGAGCGGTACATTGGAATATCCGCACTATACGCGTCCGGAAGTGCTTGAATATAACGGAAAAAAGTATCGCGTTCCCAAGGTGTTATTATCGGGGAATCATAAAGATATAGAGAAGTGGCGCAGTGAACACAGAACATAA
- a CDS encoding P-loop ATPase — translation MRAAKLTQKIASCCAKTITEGNLESNTNTMRLPPQTIRTLLEAIFWGSAVSFTFILGSAIGSWFSLNILPDYSWLITRKGEAFYIFVFALLFSYLYFRDFLQVVWKVIKSSRFDIFIAAGLSALVVFSNKNILSTYIQEHVMELNSDSVLLFFIIVFILSLSCVLYVILQMFNRRKKVDSKFANDNPIRDSEGDLLDFSTKANSFAENIFHASQGKGLVFGVDAPWGSGKSSFLNLCKRYWEIKHKNELIVYEFSPLHYSTDANLLERFVDGLIKEIQKNVFIPEIRPLFSQYSKLIKIVNGFSIFGVKIPEFASRRTINDVHNDLECALNGINRRIIVIVDDLDRIELKEIKNVLFAIRESFKFPNISYVLCYDTENINALEADTPEIETVNEFLEKFVNIKISIFLDKKNLENFVSKELKKVIEDKTTDPELVAVVLSGLRDIFQSPEFHRYTSFVGDIRKLKRLVNTVVLLELYKVNFDKADIDKFDLAHLLLIYINYPSIFRKIYNTETAGGYGFFSAVGPYDSEFYPKDKKRNNGERSDTYENSDVYNEYLEDLTDNQKFLIEQIFNVTRRLKRAKNNDSANHYINNEDSYRKIDSVSEDIKTSLACFNGDKFTGSGRNLEDYLRLIAHLAPPEEEKQFAPFKNWRDKIISEDITIEQLFNQPEFSVELGEQKRQKLWRLIVNNTRKLNQNVAGNLIRYLTQNISKYSLFENEVLGVGLRHHDLPYFLVRLLNDAGYKGSMNGNNTEENIKEIADWIFGEDTHKDEGILDALLEDERGILGLYDSLSLRLICCSDRGGDIFNVSRAIAKHGNKEAPTAGDTRIIVKEEMREISQKIFGVFKSRYIDKKINIFSEVQKLSLDNITGEYSTYVRNQVKGGVISEDKLQADVEYTKFNALGFIVYQLGDDQINHGVGCGLYDPLGNADKGMIKNLMNKYLFERCFNPTTSENNYENLLSLLLRNIPFDALREDHFGKIPDFKLKTIVGVLDIQTLSEFWKEHREKIKKLNFENSGKKIFMGTRYVNSDSEDIFASYQNDLPRVYKALDDYIDNPTGKGESPA, via the coding sequence ATGAGGGCGGCAAAACTAACGCAAAAAATTGCCAGTTGTTGTGCAAAGACGATAACCGAAGGAAATCTGGAAAGTAACACTAACACCATGAGGCTACCTCCCCAAACAATACGAACACTGTTAGAGGCAATTTTTTGGGGATCTGCTGTTTCGTTTACCTTTATTCTTGGATCCGCTATTGGATCATGGTTTTCGTTGAATATTCTCCCAGACTATTCATGGTTGATTACTCGTAAGGGCGAGGCATTTTATATTTTTGTATTCGCTCTTTTATTCTCTTATCTTTACTTTCGAGATTTTCTACAAGTAGTATGGAAGGTCATAAAGAGTTCGAGATTTGATATTTTTATTGCGGCAGGATTAAGTGCATTGGTGGTCTTTAGCAATAAAAATATACTTTCTACATACATACAGGAGCATGTAATGGAACTAAACAGCGACAGCGTATTACTTTTCTTTATTATTGTATTTATTTTGTCGCTATCATGCGTACTGTATGTGATACTGCAAATGTTTAACCGCAGAAAGAAAGTGGACTCAAAATTTGCAAATGATAACCCAATTAGGGATTCCGAAGGCGATCTCCTGGATTTTAGTACAAAAGCAAATTCGTTCGCAGAGAATATCTTTCATGCTTCACAGGGTAAGGGTTTAGTGTTTGGTGTAGATGCCCCTTGGGGATCTGGTAAGTCATCATTTTTAAATCTCTGTAAGAGGTATTGGGAAATCAAACATAAAAACGAGTTAATTGTGTACGAATTTAGTCCCTTACACTATTCAACAGATGCTAATTTACTTGAGAGATTTGTGGATGGTCTAATAAAAGAAATACAAAAGAATGTTTTTATTCCTGAGATACGCCCACTTTTTTCTCAATATTCTAAGCTCATCAAGATAGTAAATGGATTTAGTATTTTTGGGGTAAAAATTCCAGAATTTGCTAGTAGGCGCACCATTAACGATGTACATAATGATTTAGAGTGTGCACTAAATGGAATCAATAGGAGAATAATCGTTATTGTAGACGACCTAGACCGCATAGAATTAAAAGAGATTAAGAACGTATTGTTTGCAATACGTGAAAGTTTTAAATTCCCCAATATTTCGTATGTCTTATGTTACGACACAGAGAATATAAATGCATTGGAGGCAGATACGCCAGAGATTGAGACGGTGAATGAATTCCTGGAGAAATTCGTCAATATTAAGATAAGTATTTTCCTCGATAAGAAAAACCTAGAGAATTTCGTTTCAAAAGAATTGAAAAAGGTAATTGAGGACAAAACAACAGATCCAGAACTTGTTGCTGTCGTATTAAGCGGACTACGCGACATATTTCAATCACCTGAATTTCATCGTTATACGTCCTTTGTCGGAGACATTAGAAAATTGAAGCGACTTGTGAATACGGTGGTTCTTTTAGAGTTGTATAAAGTAAACTTCGATAAAGCAGATATTGATAAGTTTGATTTAGCTCATTTACTACTGATTTATATTAATTATCCAAGTATTTTCAGAAAAATTTATAACACCGAAACTGCAGGTGGTTATGGTTTTTTCTCTGCAGTTGGTCCCTATGACAGTGAGTTTTATCCAAAAGATAAGAAGAGAAACAATGGAGAAAGGAGCGACACATATGAAAATTCTGATGTATACAACGAATATCTAGAGGACTTAACAGATAATCAAAAGTTTCTCATTGAGCAGATATTTAATGTCACTAGGCGACTTAAGCGAGCAAAAAATAATGATAGTGCAAACCACTACATCAATAATGAAGATTCATATCGAAAGATAGACAGTGTATCGGAAGACATAAAAACTTCCCTGGCATGTTTCAATGGTGACAAATTTACTGGTTCTGGTCGCAATCTAGAAGATTATTTGCGTTTAATTGCTCATCTAGCGCCGCCAGAAGAAGAAAAGCAATTTGCACCTTTCAAAAACTGGCGAGACAAGATCATTAGCGAAGATATAACTATAGAACAACTTTTTAATCAACCAGAATTTTCTGTTGAACTTGGCGAGCAAAAGCGACAAAAACTTTGGCGTCTCATTGTAAACAACACAAGGAAACTGAATCAAAATGTTGCTGGTAATTTAATAAGGTATCTGACACAAAATATATCTAAATATTCCCTGTTTGAAAACGAGGTTCTTGGCGTAGGACTACGTCATCATGATCTTCCTTATTTTTTGGTACGACTGCTTAATGATGCTGGATATAAAGGTAGCATGAATGGTAATAATACGGAGGAAAACATCAAAGAAATCGCTGATTGGATTTTCGGTGAAGACACCCACAAAGATGAAGGAATACTAGACGCCTTGTTAGAAGATGAGCGAGGTATTCTTGGTCTATATGATTCACTTAGTTTGAGATTGATCTGCTGTTCCGATAGAGGTGGCGATATTTTCAACGTATCTAGAGCAATAGCAAAACACGGTAATAAAGAAGCTCCTACTGCGGGGGACACGAGAATCATTGTAAAAGAAGAAATGCGTGAAATTTCACAGAAAATTTTTGGTGTGTTTAAATCACGATACATTGACAAAAAGATTAACATTTTTTCGGAAGTTCAAAAGTTGTCTTTGGATAATATAACGGGAGAATATTCCACTTATGTGCGAAATCAAGTGAAAGGCGGTGTTATATCTGAAGATAAGTTACAGGCAGATGTTGAATATACAAAATTTAATGCTTTAGGTTTTATTGTTTACCAGCTAGGTGATGACCAGATAAATCACGGGGTTGGTTGTGGTCTTTATGATCCTCTCGGAAATGCTGACAAAGGAATGATCAAAAACTTGATGAATAAGTATCTATTTGAGAGGTGCTTTAATCCGACAACCAGTGAGAATAATTATGAGAATCTTTTAAGTTTGCTTTTGAGGAATATTCCATTTGATGCTCTCAGGGAAGATCATTTTGGTAAAATTCCTGACTTTAAGTTAAAAACGATTGTTGGTGTTCTTGATATACAAACTCTCTCTGAATTTTGGAAGGAACATAGAGAAAAAATCAAGAAACTAAACTTTGAGAATTCAGGTAAAAAAATATTTATGGGAACACGATATGTAAATTCAGATTCTGAGGATATTTTTGCGTCCTATCAAAACGACTTGCCACGTGTATATAAGGCACTCGATGATTATATCGATAACCCTACTGGCAAAGGGGAGTCGCCCGCATAG
- the rnc gene encoding ribonuclease III, which translates to MKDVTKLEEILGVTFNDKDLLKSALTHRSYLNENPSWPLPQNERLEFLGDAVLELAVTRYLYLNFENPEGELTSYRAALVNSIMLTRLAADLNLNDFLLLSRGEAKDEGKARMYILANTVEAVIGAIYLDGGYDVAEAFIMRVLIPYMDEVLEKKLYRDAKSYFQEKAQEVEGITPTYHVIKEWGPDHAKNFIVGVYIGDNLVAEGEGSSKQIAQQHAAENGIKIKEWE; encoded by the coding sequence ATGAAAGACGTAACTAAACTTGAAGAAATTCTTGGGGTAACTTTTAACGACAAAGATCTTTTAAAATCAGCCCTGACGCATCGATCGTATTTAAATGAAAATCCGTCATGGCCGCTTCCGCAAAATGAGCGTCTTGAGTTTTTAGGTGACGCTGTTTTGGAACTGGCGGTAACGCGTTATTTGTATCTTAATTTTGAGAATCCGGAAGGCGAGCTTACGAGTTATCGTGCGGCATTGGTAAATTCTATCATGCTTACGCGTTTGGCGGCCGATCTGAATCTTAACGATTTTTTACTTCTTTCTCGCGGTGAAGCCAAGGATGAAGGCAAGGCGCGCATGTATATTTTGGCAAATACGGTGGAAGCCGTTATAGGTGCAATCTATCTGGACGGGGGGTATGATGTTGCGGAGGCCTTCATTATGCGTGTCCTTATTCCTTATATGGATGAGGTTCTGGAAAAGAAATTATATCGGGATGCAAAAAGTTATTTTCAAGAAAAAGCACAGGAAGTTGAAGGTATTACGCCTACGTATCATGTTATAAAAGAATGGGGACCTGATCATGCCAAAAACTTTATTGTGGGAGTATATATCGGAGATAATCTTGTTGCCGAAGGAGAAGGGTCGTCAAAACAAATTGCGCAACAGCATGCCGCAGAAAATGGTATTAAGATAAAGGAGTGGGAGTGA
- a CDS encoding modification methylase: MNTQTLNMGLNKAGQAKKDEFYTQLVDIEKELKHYKNQFRGKVVYCNCDDPFESNFFKYFAGNFNALGLKKLIATSYKPSPIANTQLGLFGDEEVLTKSKGRPKVTANKFIINEVDDFDGDGAFDLRDVAEQLKANKNNEWAPLDSEGDFRSPESIELLKQADIVVTNPPFSLFREYVAQLVEYDKKFLILGDQNAITYKEIFKLISDDKIWLGYDNGGTKWFQVPMDYDIPTESRKKIVNGVKYFSMGRIMWFTNLETTKRHERLTLYKTYTAQEYPKYDNYPAINVDKVSDIPMDYDGIMGVPITFIDKYNPEQFEILGITDRQNTSGLRTKKYTEADNPKYNDLNARSVIKTGNTYKAVYARLLIRNKK, from the coding sequence ATGAACACCCAAACCTTAAACATGGGCCTTAACAAGGCTGGTCAAGCAAAGAAAGATGAGTTTTATACTCAGCTCGTTGATATTGAAAAAGAGTTGAAGCATTACAAAAATCAATTTCGAGGCAAGGTTGTTTATTGCAACTGCGACGATCCGTTTGAGAGTAACTTTTTTAAATATTTCGCTGGTAATTTTAATGCACTGGGATTGAAAAAACTAATTGCGACGAGCTACAAGCCGTCACCTATTGCAAATACACAGCTTGGACTATTTGGTGACGAAGAAGTGCTGACAAAATCCAAAGGCCGTCCAAAAGTGACTGCCAATAAATTTATCATCAACGAAGTTGATGATTTTGATGGCGACGGTGCTTTTGATTTACGTGATGTCGCTGAACAGCTCAAAGCAAACAAAAACAACGAATGGGCACCGTTAGATAGCGAGGGAGATTTTAGAAGTCCAGAAAGTATAGAGTTGCTTAAACAAGCTGACATTGTAGTGACAAATCCGCCATTTTCACTCTTTCGTGAGTATGTAGCCCAACTTGTTGAATACGATAAGAAATTTTTAATACTTGGGGACCAAAACGCCATAACATACAAGGAGATTTTTAAGTTAATTAGCGACGATAAAATATGGCTCGGTTACGATAATGGAGGCACGAAATGGTTTCAAGTCCCGATGGATTACGACATTCCAACTGAATCAAGAAAGAAAATCGTAAACGGCGTGAAGTATTTCAGTATGGGAAGAATTATGTGGTTTACAAATCTTGAGACCACAAAACGTCACGAGAGACTGACTTTGTATAAAACATACACCGCACAAGAATATCCTAAATACGACAACTATCCTGCAATAAACGTTGATAAAGTCTCTGATATTCCAATGGACTACGATGGAATAATGGGTGTCCCTATTACTTTCATCGATAAATACAATCCAGAGCAGTTTGAAATATTAGGCATTACTGATAGACAAAACACGTCTGGTCTCCGAACGAAAAAATATACAGAAGCGGACAATCCTAAATACAACGACTTAAATGCTCGTAGCGTGATAAAAACTGGCAATACTTACAAAGCTGTGTACGCGCGACTTTTAATAAGAAATAAAAAATAA